A single window of Nyctibius grandis isolate bNycGra1 chromosome Z, bNycGra1.pri, whole genome shotgun sequence DNA harbors:
- the LOC137676155 gene encoding interferon-like, with product MPAPATPPPCLPHRAPVLLLLLTALATALACPHLRPRDDTFPSDSLQLLQAMAPSPTQPCHLQQPPFFPHTLLHTTHPQQAAATALCILQHLFDTLSSPSTPRHWDAHARHDLLNNLQRYRHHLERCLTDNAALLQGRGPRNLLLNVNKYFARIHDFLRTHNHSACAWDHVRLEARASFQHLHNLTRTLRN from the coding sequence ATGCCTGCGCCCGCAACCCCACCGCCCTGCCTCCCACACCGCGCCCCggtgctcctgctcctcctcacGGCTCTCGCCACCGCCCTCGCCTGCCCCCACCTGCGGCCCCGCGACGACACCTTCCCCTCCGacagcctccagctcctccaggcCATGGCTCCCAGCCCGACACAGCCCTGCCACCTCCAACAGCCGCCCTTCTTCCCTCACACCCTCCTCCACACCACCCACCCACAGCaagccgccgccaccgccctcTGCATCCTCCAGCACCTCTTCGacaccctcagcagccccagcaccccccggcACTGGGACGCCCACGCACGCCATGACCTCCTCAACAACCTCCAGCGTTACAGACACCACCTGGAGCGATGCCTCACAGACAACGCCGCGCTCTTACAAGGACGAGGGCCCCGCAACCTGCTGCTCAACGTCAACAAGTACTTTGCGCGCATCCACGACTTCCTCCGCACCCACAACCACAGCGCCTGCGCCTGGGACCACGTCCGCCTCGAAGCTCGCGCCTCTTTCCAGCACCTCCACAACCTCACCCGCACCCTGCGCAATTAG
- the LOC137675851 gene encoding ubiquitin-associated protein 2-like: MAEELAKPLSIIYYQSWLTGEVPDDWRLANVTPIHKTGQKEHPGNNRPVSLTSVPSKVMEQIILSAITQYIEDNQGIRPSHHGFRKGRSCLTSLISFYDQDYYGITFPAPATLTGRDGSLANNPYSGDVTKFGRGDSASPAPATTLAQPQQSQTQTHHTTQQPFLNPTLPPGYSYTGLPYYAGVPGVPSAFQYGPTMFVPPASAKQHGVNLNTASTPFQQASGYGQHGYGAGYDDLTQGTAAGDYSKGGYSGSSQAQNKSAGTGPGKGVSVTSSNTGVPDISGSVYNKTQTFDKQGFHAGTPPPFSLPSALGSTGPLNPGAAPGYAPAPFLHILPAHQQPHSQMLHHHLQQDGQGGSGQRNQPSAMQQKSQATKTAYGTSPYWTN; the protein is encoded by the exons atGGCGGAAGAGCTTGCCAAgccgctctccattatttattatcagtcctggctaaccggggaggtcccagatgactggaggctggccaatgtgacgcccatccACAAGACGGGCCAGAAGGAGCATCCGGGGAAcaacaggcctgtcagtctgacctcggtgcccagcaaggtcatggaacagatcatcttgagtgccattacacaatacatagaggacaaccaggggatcaggcctagtcatcatgggtttaggaaaggcaggtcctgcctgaccagcCTGATCTCcttttatgaccag GATTACTATGGAATTACATTCCCTGCTCCTGCAACCTTGACAGGCAGAGATGGGAGTCTTGCTAACAACCCGTACTCAG GTGACGTAACAAAATTTGGCCGTGGGGATTCTgcctcccctgctcctgctACCACGCTCGCCCAGCCGCAGCAGAGCCAGACGCAGACTCACCATACAACTCAGCAGCCCTTCCTCAACCCGACCCTGCCCCCGGGGTACAGCTACACTGGGTTACCTTATTACGCTGGTGTGCCCGGTGTACCCAGTGCATTCCAGTATGGGCCAACCATGTTT GTACCTCCGGCATCTGCTAAACAGCACGGAGTCAACCTGAACACTGCCTCCACTCCTTTCCAGCAGGCGAGCGGCTATGGGCAGCACGGCTATGGAGCAG GCTATGATGACTTAACGCAGGGAACGGCAGCTGGAGATTACAGCAAAGGAGGCTACAGTGGGTCATCTCAAGCACAAAACAAATCTGCTGGCACTGGACCTGGGAAAG gtGTTTCTGTGACCTCAAGTAACACAGGTGTGCCTGATATCAGTGGCTCAGTCTATAACAAGACTCAG ACGTTTGACAAGCAGGGATTCCATGCTGGCACGCCGCCTCCTTTCAGCCTGCCCTCTGCTCTTGGATCGACTGGGCCCCTGAACCCTGGTGCTGCCCCGGGTTATGCTCCGGCCCCGTTTCTCCATATCCTGCCTGCACATCAGCAGCCTCATTCCCAGATGCTGCATCACCATCTTCAGCAAGATGGGCAG GGTGGATCTGGCCAACGCAACCAACCCAGCGCCATGCAGCAAAAGTCTCAGGCTACCAAAACCGCCTATGGAACTTCTCCATACTGGACAAACTAA
- the LOC137675852 gene encoding interferon-like, with protein MPAPATPPPCLPHRAPALLLLLTALATALACPHLRPSDATFPSDSLQLLQAMAPSPTQPCHLHPSFFPDTLLHTTHPQQAAATALHILQHLFNTLSSPSTPRHWDAQARHDLLNNLQRYRHHLERCLTDNRTVFKRQGPRNLLLKVKKYFARIHDFLRTHNHSACAWDHVRLEAVTCFQHVDTLIQRMKSQAAPALQQTHPRQTPIPSRHQQPQVEQRPQQPTVGSLSTVHTSSSQEPAPTGKRA; from the coding sequence ATGCCTGCGCCCGCAACCCCACCGCCCTGCCTCCCACACCGCGCCCCGGcgctcctgctcctcctcacGGCTCTCGCCACCGCCCTCGCCTGCCCCCACCTGCGGCCTAGCGATGCCACCTTCCCCTCGGACAGCCTCCAACTCCTCCAAGCCATGGCTCCCAGCCCGACACAGCCCTGCCACCTCCACCCGTCCTTCTTCCCTGACACCCTCCTCCACACCACCCACCCACAGCaagccgccgccaccgccctcCACATCCTCCAGCACCTCTTCAacaccctcagcagccccagcaccccccgaCACTGGGACGCCCAGGCACGCCATGACCTCCTCAACAACCTCCAGCGTTACAGACACCACTTGGAGCGATGCCTGACAGACAACAGGACGGTCTTCAAAAGGCAAGGGCCCCGCAACCTGCTGCTCAAGGTCAAGAAATACTTTGCGCGCATCCACGACTTCCTCCGCACACACAACCACAGCGCCTGTGCCTGGGACCATGTCCGCCTCGAAGCTGTCACCTGCTTCCAACACGTGGACACACTCATACAGAGGATGAAGAGCCAAGCcgctcctgccctccagcaaaCCCACCCGCGCCAAACGCCCATCCCCAGCCGGCACCAGCAGCCACAGGTCGAGCAGAGGCCACAGCAGCCCACGGTGGGATCGCTCAGCACTGTTCACACCTCTTCCAGCCAGGAGCCTGCACCGACGGGGAAACGGGCATGA